The proteins below come from a single Eucalyptus grandis isolate ANBG69807.140 chromosome 3, ASM1654582v1, whole genome shotgun sequence genomic window:
- the LOC120291919 gene encoding disease resistance protein RUN1-like, giving the protein MEQLETLSACKCERLERIYEIDHLRSLSNLALDGAAIKTLPVSIGSLKKLRCLSLRSCQKLTEIPRSIGKLKELQFMDLSNTGVDELPHSVKHLDNLKVLKMEFTHLGKFPKAIQNLPKLEERFFSLLEFGDSDGR; this is encoded by the coding sequence ATGGAACAACTTGAAACTCTCAGTGCTTGCAAGTGTGAAAGGTTAGAACGAATATATGAGATTGATCACTTACGATCTCTTTCTAATCTTGCACTGGATGGAGCTGCTATAAAGACCCTCCCAGTTTCCATTGGGTCACTGAAGAAACTTCGATGCCTATCTTTAAGGAGCTGTCAGAAATTAACTGAAATTCCACGATCCATTGGAAAGCTCAAGGAACTGCAGTTTATGGACCTGTCAAACACGGGAGTTGACGAATTGCCCCATTCAGTCAAGCATTTGGACAATTTGAAAGTGCTAAAGATGGAATTTACTCACTTAGGGAAATTTCCTAAAGCAATACAAAATCTGCCAAAGTTGGAAGAGAGATTTTTCTCGCTGCTGGAATTTGGAGATTCAGATGGACGGTGA
- the LOC120291920 gene encoding TMV resistance protein N-like, whose product MEWASCALKLAFLFVALSCILRKSNQALLASITAAVLEYVGKKGGRNAESCESPRSAPTFVTFSGSYEVFLSFRGPDTRKGFTDCLFTSLTEKGIRVFRDNEELPVGGKIKPSLTEAIKQSKIAIPIISKDYASSKSCLMELQQMLECRENKEQMIIPIFYDVDCSDVKHLKGSFGKSFYELVKNEGIGRERINAWKKALRDIGEVRGLNLAEMNDGHHGKLIQLVVSDVLQRLKKPDLVVTEYLVGINRHVEEVMRKLNVDFCDGQAVETFGHKKCVVGICGMPGVGKTTLAKVVYNRLYHLFDGCAYLENVRERFSNMKVLIFLDDVGDPEQLVQIAGELKDYGPGSRIIVTSRKQDVLTKVKVADQKYEVEAMEEGEALQLFCKHAFGKDFVREIDNTLSSAIIRATGGLPLALEVVGSFLFSKSKEVWEDTLKKLKHAPHKKVEKVLKMCYEDLDENQKKIFLYIACFFIGKDKRIAIYMWEDCEFYPHEGIEALLVRSLVKVGENNEL is encoded by the exons atggagtgGGCGTCGTGTGCATTGAAACTGGCGTTCCTGTTCGTCGCGCTCTCGTGCATTCTCCGGAAGTCAAACCAAGCTCTGTTGGCTTCGATCACCGCGGCGGTCCTTGAATACGTAGGAAAAAAGGGCGGAAGAAACGCG GAATCATGCGAATCGCCAAGATCTGCACCGACTTTTGTCACATTTTCGGGAAGTTACGAAgttttcttgagtttcagagggcCAGATACCCGGAAGGGATTCACAGATTGCCTCTTTACCAGCCTCACAGAAAAGGGGATCCGTGTTTTCAGAGACAATGAAGAGCTCCCTGTTGGAGGAAAGATCAAGCCGTCACTCACTGAGGCGATCAAGCAGTCGAAGATAGCCATACCCATCATCTCCAAGGATTATGCTTCAAGCAAAAGCTGCCTCATGGAGCTGCAGCAAATGTTAGAGTGCAGAGAGAACAAAGAGCAAATGATCATTCCCATATTCTATGATGTCGATTGCTCTGATGTAAAACACCTTAAGGGTTCTTTTGGGAAGTCCTTTTATGAACTTGTTAAGAATGAGGGAATTGGTAGAGAGAGGATCAATGCGTGGAAGAAGGCTCTCCGAGATATTGGAGAAGTAAGAGGGTTGAACTTGGCTGAAATGAATGATGG GCATCATGGCAAGCTTATACAGCTGGTCGTCTCAGATGTCTTGCAACGATTAAAGAAGCCTGACCTAGTCGTGACTGAATATCTAGTTGGGATCAACCGTCATGTAGAAGAGGTTATGAGGAAGCTTAATGTTGATTTTTGTGATGGACAAGCTGTTGAAACATTTGGCCACAAGAAATGTGTTGTTGGAATATGTGGTATGCCTGGGGTTGGCAAAACTACTCTTGCAAAGGTTGTCTACAACCGACTCTACCATCTCTTTGATGGTTGTGCCTATCTCGAGAATGTTCGAGAAAG ATTCAGCAATATGAAggttctcatttttcttgatgatgtgggTGACCCTGAACAACTTGTTCAGATTGCGGGTGAGCTTAAGGATTATGGTCCTGGAAGCAGAATTATTGTGACATCTAGAAAGCAAGATGTTCTTACGAAGGTCAAAGTAGCAGATCAAAAATACGAGGTTGAGGCAATGGAAGAAGGTGAAGCTCTTCAACTTTTTTGTAAGCATGCATTTGGTAAGGATTTCGTCAGAGAGATTGACAATACTCTTTCGAGTGCCATTATAAGAGCTACTGGTGggcttcctttagctcttgaagTGGTGggttctttcttattttcaaaatcaaaagaagtgTGGGAAGAtacattgaagaaattgaaacatGCTCCTCACAAGAAAGTTGAAAAAGTATTGAAGATGTGTTATGAAGATTTAgatgaaaatcagaaaaagataTTCCTGTATATagcatgtttttttattggCAAAGATAAGAGAATTGCCATTTACATGTGGGAGGACTGTGAATTTTACCCTCATGAGGGCATTGAAGCTCTTCTTGTTAGGTCTTTGGTGAAAGTTGGAGAGAACAACGAGCTGTAG